A single window of Solanum dulcamara chromosome 5, daSolDulc1.2, whole genome shotgun sequence DNA harbors:
- the LOC129890068 gene encoding puromycin-sensitive aminopeptidase isoform X1 — protein sequence MARLILPCKGSSLSKTCLLGLISNAPFQASCRVTSVGRSRDICRYKQYLTSEVTHWRRCQIPRYPLVQPRRIDRRLVCSVATEPLPKEVEESKMEAPKEIFLKDYKQPDYYFDTLDLKFTLDEESTIVASKIAVNPRVEGQSSPLVLDGRDLKLQSVKINGNPLKEEDFHVDSRYLTLKSPPSSKFTLEIVTEIYPQKNTSLEGLYKSSGNFCTQCEAEGFRKITFYQDRPDIMAKYTCRIEADKSLYPVLLSNGNLIEQGDLEGGKHFTVWEDPFKKPSYLFALVAGQLESRDDTFTTCSGRKVSLRIWTPAQDLPKTEHAMYSLKAAMKWDEDVFGREYDLDLFNIVAVPDFNMGAMENKSLNIFNSRLVLASPETATDADYAAILGVIGHEYFHNWTGNRVTCRDWFQLSLKEGLTVFRDQEFSSDLGSRPVKRIADVSKLRMYQFPQDAGPMAHPVRPHSYIKMDNFYTVTVYEKGAEVVRMYKTLLGSQGFRKGTDLYFKRHDGQAVTCEDFFAAMRDANNADFANFLLWYSQAGTPVVKVTTNYNAEGRTFSLKFSQEVPPTPGQPAKEPMFIPVVVGLLDSSGKDMPLSSIHHDGKLESFASSGQNVYSTVLRVTKKEEEFVFNDVSERPTPSILRGFSAPIRLESDLTDSDLLFLLAHDSDEFNRWEAGQVLARKLMLSLVADFQQNKALVLNPQFLQGIKSILTDSSLDKEFIAKAITLPGIGEIMDMMTVADPDAVHAVRTFIRKQLASELKQEFLITAENNRSSGAYEFDHNNMARRALKNIALAYLGLLEDPEITELLLNEYKNATNMTDQFAALVAIDQQPAIREEILADFYNKWQHDYLVVNKWLALQAMSDMPGNVENVKKLLNHTAFDLRNPNKVYSLIGGFCGSPVNFHSKDGSGYKFLGELVVQLDKINPQVASRMVSAFSRWKRYDETRQSLAKEQLEMILSADGLSENVFEIASKSLAA from the exons ATGGCTCGGTTGATTCTGCCTTGCAAGGGTTCGAGTTTGTCGAAGACGTGTCTCTTGGGTTTGATCTCCAATGCTCCT TTTCAGGCAAGTTGCCGTGTTACTTCAGTTGGGCGCTCGAGGGATATCTGCAGATATAAACAATACCTCACTTCGGAG GTTACACATTGGCGGAGGTGTCAAATCCCGCGTTATCCATTGGTT CAACCTAGAAGAATTGACCGGAGATTAGTCTGTTCAGTTGCAACTGAACCTCTGCCAAAAGAagttgaagaatccaagatgGAAGCACCAAAGGAAATCTTTCTAAAGGATTACAAACAACCTGATTACTATTTTGACACG CTGGATCTGAAATTCACACTGGATGAGGAAAGTACTATTGTTGCCTCCAAGATTGCTGTCAACCCCAGAGTTGAAG GTCAGTCTTCCCCACTTGTCCTTGATGGGCGAGATCTGAAGTTGCAATCAGTAAAGATCAATGGCAATCCGCTGAAG GAGGAAGATTTCCACGTGGACTCGCGCTACCTGACACTGAAATCCCCTCCAAGTAGCAAATTCACCTTGGAGATTGTGACAGAGATATATCCTCAGAAGAACACATCCTTAGAG GGGCTTTACAAGTCATCAGGGAATTTTTGTACCCAATGTGAGGCTGAGGGTTTCCGTAAAATTACATTCTATCAG GATCGCCCTGACATTATGGCAAAATACACTTGTCGCATAGAGGCAGACAAATCCTTGTACCCTGTATTGTTGTCAAATGGAAACCTTATAGAGCAAGGCGATCTTGAG GGGGGAAAGCATTTTACTGTTTGGGAGGATCCTTTCAAGAAGCCCAGTTATCTTTTTGCATTGGTTGCTGGTCAGTTGGAGAGCAGAGATGACACATTTACAACCTGTTCAGGCCGTAAGGTCTCCCTTAGAATCTGGACCCCTGCACAAGATCTGCCCAAGACGGAACATGCCATGTATTCTCTCAAGGCAGCTATGAAGTGGGATGAAGAT GTTTTCGGGCGGGAGTATGACCTGGATCTTTTTAACATTGTTGCTGTTCCTGATTTTAACAT GGGAGCGATGGAAAACAAGAGCTTGAAT ATATTCAATTCCAGGCTTGTCCTGGCATCCCCAGAAACTGCAACAGATGCTGATTATGCGGCAATATTGGGTGTGATTGGTCATGAG TACTTCCACAATTGGACAGGCAACAG AGTTACATGTCGTGACTGGTTCCAGCTCAGTCTAAAGGAAGGACTTACTGTTTTCCGTGATCAG GAGTTTTCGTCTGATTTGGGAAGCCGTCCTGTGAAAAGAATTGCTGATGTTTCAAAGCTTCGAATGTATCAGTTCCCGCAG GATGCTGGTCCAATGGCTCATCCCGTTCGGCCTCATTCTTATATAAAG ATGGATAACTTCTACACAG TCACG GTATATGAGAAG GGGGCTGAAGTAGTCAGGATGTACAAAACCTTGTTAGGGAGCCAAGGATTCAGAAAA GGCACAGATTTATATTTCAAGAGGCATGATGGTCAAGCAGTAACATGTGAAGACTTTTTTGCTGCCATGCGAGATGCCAACAATGCAGATTTTGCTAATTTCTTGTTATG GTACTCACAAGCTGGGACACCTGTAGTGAAGGTTACAACAAATTATAATGCTGAAGGGCGCACTTTCTCCCTCAAGTTTAG TCAAGAGGTGCCTCCAACCCCCGGCCAGCCTGCAAAAGAACCTATGTTTATTCCTGTTGTTGTAGGTCTTCTAGATTCAAGTGGCAAGGACATGCCTCTATCCTCCATTCATCATGATGGGAAATTGGAGAGTTTTGCGAGCAGTGGTCAAAATGTATACAGTACAGTTCTCCGCGTAACGAAG AAGGAGGAGGAATTTGTGTTCAATGACGTATCTGAGAGACCAACGCCATCTATATTACGAGGCTTCAGTGCTCCCATCAGGCTTGAGTCTGATCTCACTGATAGTGATCTACTTTTCCTCCTTGCTCATGATTCTGATGAGTTTAACCG GTGGGAGGCGGGACAAGTGTTGGCAAGGAAGCTGATGCTCAGCCTGGTTGCTGATTTCCAACAGAATAAGGCTTTGGTTCTTAACCCACAGTTTTTGCAGGGGATCAAAAGCATACTCACTGACTCAAGCTTGGATAAG GAATTCATTGCAAAGGCAATAACTTTGCCAGGTATAGGAGAAATCATGGACATGATGACAGTTGCTGATCCAGATGCCGTTCATGCAGTCCGGACTTTCATCAGGAAGCAACTGGCTTCTGAATTGAAACAAGAATTCCTTATCACT GCTGAGAACAACAGGAGCTCTGGTGCATATGAGTTTGATCATAACAATATGGCACGGCgtgctcttaaaaatattgcTCTTG CTTATCTTGGATTGCTTGAAGACCCAGAAATCACAGAACTTCTCTTGAATGAATACAAAAACGCCACGAACATGACAGATCAGTTTGCAGCTTTAGTGGCTATCGATCAGCAACCTGCAATTCGTGAAGAAATTTTGGCTGACTTCTATAACAAGTGGCAGCATGATTACTTG GTTGTGAACAAGTGGCTTGCACTTCAAGCTATGTCAGACATGCCTGGTAATGTTGAGAATGTCAAGAAACTTCTAAACCATACAGCCTTTGACCTGCGTAATCCGAACAAG GTTTATTCGTTGATCGGAGGATTTTGTGGTTCACCTGTCAACTTCCATAGCAAGGATGGCTCCGGCTACAAGTTCTTGGGAGAACTAGTGGTGCAGCTTGACAAGATAAATCCACAG GTGGCTTCACGAATGGTTTCAGCGTTCTCTAGGTGGAAACGTTATGATGAAACACGACAAAGTCTCGCTAAG GAACAATTGGAGATGATCTTGTCTGCTGACGGACTCTCGGAGAATGTCTTCGAAATTGCATCCAAGAGCTTGGCAgcttga
- the LOC129890068 gene encoding puromycin-sensitive aminopeptidase isoform X2, translated as MARLILPCKGSSLSKTCLLGLISNAPFQASCRVTSVGRSRDICRYKQYLTSEVTHWRRCQIPRYPLQPRRIDRRLVCSVATEPLPKEVEESKMEAPKEIFLKDYKQPDYYFDTLDLKFTLDEESTIVASKIAVNPRVEGQSSPLVLDGRDLKLQSVKINGNPLKEEDFHVDSRYLTLKSPPSSKFTLEIVTEIYPQKNTSLEGLYKSSGNFCTQCEAEGFRKITFYQDRPDIMAKYTCRIEADKSLYPVLLSNGNLIEQGDLEGGKHFTVWEDPFKKPSYLFALVAGQLESRDDTFTTCSGRKVSLRIWTPAQDLPKTEHAMYSLKAAMKWDEDVFGREYDLDLFNIVAVPDFNMGAMENKSLNIFNSRLVLASPETATDADYAAILGVIGHEYFHNWTGNRVTCRDWFQLSLKEGLTVFRDQEFSSDLGSRPVKRIADVSKLRMYQFPQDAGPMAHPVRPHSYIKMDNFYTVTVYEKGAEVVRMYKTLLGSQGFRKGTDLYFKRHDGQAVTCEDFFAAMRDANNADFANFLLWYSQAGTPVVKVTTNYNAEGRTFSLKFSQEVPPTPGQPAKEPMFIPVVVGLLDSSGKDMPLSSIHHDGKLESFASSGQNVYSTVLRVTKKEEEFVFNDVSERPTPSILRGFSAPIRLESDLTDSDLLFLLAHDSDEFNRWEAGQVLARKLMLSLVADFQQNKALVLNPQFLQGIKSILTDSSLDKEFIAKAITLPGIGEIMDMMTVADPDAVHAVRTFIRKQLASELKQEFLITAENNRSSGAYEFDHNNMARRALKNIALAYLGLLEDPEITELLLNEYKNATNMTDQFAALVAIDQQPAIREEILADFYNKWQHDYLVVNKWLALQAMSDMPGNVENVKKLLNHTAFDLRNPNKVYSLIGGFCGSPVNFHSKDGSGYKFLGELVVQLDKINPQVASRMVSAFSRWKRYDETRQSLAKEQLEMILSADGLSENVFEIASKSLAA; from the exons ATGGCTCGGTTGATTCTGCCTTGCAAGGGTTCGAGTTTGTCGAAGACGTGTCTCTTGGGTTTGATCTCCAATGCTCCT TTTCAGGCAAGTTGCCGTGTTACTTCAGTTGGGCGCTCGAGGGATATCTGCAGATATAAACAATACCTCACTTCGGAG GTTACACATTGGCGGAGGTGTCAAATCCCGCGTTATCCATTG CAACCTAGAAGAATTGACCGGAGATTAGTCTGTTCAGTTGCAACTGAACCTCTGCCAAAAGAagttgaagaatccaagatgGAAGCACCAAAGGAAATCTTTCTAAAGGATTACAAACAACCTGATTACTATTTTGACACG CTGGATCTGAAATTCACACTGGATGAGGAAAGTACTATTGTTGCCTCCAAGATTGCTGTCAACCCCAGAGTTGAAG GTCAGTCTTCCCCACTTGTCCTTGATGGGCGAGATCTGAAGTTGCAATCAGTAAAGATCAATGGCAATCCGCTGAAG GAGGAAGATTTCCACGTGGACTCGCGCTACCTGACACTGAAATCCCCTCCAAGTAGCAAATTCACCTTGGAGATTGTGACAGAGATATATCCTCAGAAGAACACATCCTTAGAG GGGCTTTACAAGTCATCAGGGAATTTTTGTACCCAATGTGAGGCTGAGGGTTTCCGTAAAATTACATTCTATCAG GATCGCCCTGACATTATGGCAAAATACACTTGTCGCATAGAGGCAGACAAATCCTTGTACCCTGTATTGTTGTCAAATGGAAACCTTATAGAGCAAGGCGATCTTGAG GGGGGAAAGCATTTTACTGTTTGGGAGGATCCTTTCAAGAAGCCCAGTTATCTTTTTGCATTGGTTGCTGGTCAGTTGGAGAGCAGAGATGACACATTTACAACCTGTTCAGGCCGTAAGGTCTCCCTTAGAATCTGGACCCCTGCACAAGATCTGCCCAAGACGGAACATGCCATGTATTCTCTCAAGGCAGCTATGAAGTGGGATGAAGAT GTTTTCGGGCGGGAGTATGACCTGGATCTTTTTAACATTGTTGCTGTTCCTGATTTTAACAT GGGAGCGATGGAAAACAAGAGCTTGAAT ATATTCAATTCCAGGCTTGTCCTGGCATCCCCAGAAACTGCAACAGATGCTGATTATGCGGCAATATTGGGTGTGATTGGTCATGAG TACTTCCACAATTGGACAGGCAACAG AGTTACATGTCGTGACTGGTTCCAGCTCAGTCTAAAGGAAGGACTTACTGTTTTCCGTGATCAG GAGTTTTCGTCTGATTTGGGAAGCCGTCCTGTGAAAAGAATTGCTGATGTTTCAAAGCTTCGAATGTATCAGTTCCCGCAG GATGCTGGTCCAATGGCTCATCCCGTTCGGCCTCATTCTTATATAAAG ATGGATAACTTCTACACAG TCACG GTATATGAGAAG GGGGCTGAAGTAGTCAGGATGTACAAAACCTTGTTAGGGAGCCAAGGATTCAGAAAA GGCACAGATTTATATTTCAAGAGGCATGATGGTCAAGCAGTAACATGTGAAGACTTTTTTGCTGCCATGCGAGATGCCAACAATGCAGATTTTGCTAATTTCTTGTTATG GTACTCACAAGCTGGGACACCTGTAGTGAAGGTTACAACAAATTATAATGCTGAAGGGCGCACTTTCTCCCTCAAGTTTAG TCAAGAGGTGCCTCCAACCCCCGGCCAGCCTGCAAAAGAACCTATGTTTATTCCTGTTGTTGTAGGTCTTCTAGATTCAAGTGGCAAGGACATGCCTCTATCCTCCATTCATCATGATGGGAAATTGGAGAGTTTTGCGAGCAGTGGTCAAAATGTATACAGTACAGTTCTCCGCGTAACGAAG AAGGAGGAGGAATTTGTGTTCAATGACGTATCTGAGAGACCAACGCCATCTATATTACGAGGCTTCAGTGCTCCCATCAGGCTTGAGTCTGATCTCACTGATAGTGATCTACTTTTCCTCCTTGCTCATGATTCTGATGAGTTTAACCG GTGGGAGGCGGGACAAGTGTTGGCAAGGAAGCTGATGCTCAGCCTGGTTGCTGATTTCCAACAGAATAAGGCTTTGGTTCTTAACCCACAGTTTTTGCAGGGGATCAAAAGCATACTCACTGACTCAAGCTTGGATAAG GAATTCATTGCAAAGGCAATAACTTTGCCAGGTATAGGAGAAATCATGGACATGATGACAGTTGCTGATCCAGATGCCGTTCATGCAGTCCGGACTTTCATCAGGAAGCAACTGGCTTCTGAATTGAAACAAGAATTCCTTATCACT GCTGAGAACAACAGGAGCTCTGGTGCATATGAGTTTGATCATAACAATATGGCACGGCgtgctcttaaaaatattgcTCTTG CTTATCTTGGATTGCTTGAAGACCCAGAAATCACAGAACTTCTCTTGAATGAATACAAAAACGCCACGAACATGACAGATCAGTTTGCAGCTTTAGTGGCTATCGATCAGCAACCTGCAATTCGTGAAGAAATTTTGGCTGACTTCTATAACAAGTGGCAGCATGATTACTTG GTTGTGAACAAGTGGCTTGCACTTCAAGCTATGTCAGACATGCCTGGTAATGTTGAGAATGTCAAGAAACTTCTAAACCATACAGCCTTTGACCTGCGTAATCCGAACAAG GTTTATTCGTTGATCGGAGGATTTTGTGGTTCACCTGTCAACTTCCATAGCAAGGATGGCTCCGGCTACAAGTTCTTGGGAGAACTAGTGGTGCAGCTTGACAAGATAAATCCACAG GTGGCTTCACGAATGGTTTCAGCGTTCTCTAGGTGGAAACGTTATGATGAAACACGACAAAGTCTCGCTAAG GAACAATTGGAGATGATCTTGTCTGCTGACGGACTCTCGGAGAATGTCTTCGAAATTGCATCCAAGAGCTTGGCAgcttga
- the LOC129890068 gene encoding puromycin-sensitive aminopeptidase isoform X3 yields MARLILPCKGSSLSKTCLLGLISNAPFQASCRVTSVGRSRDICRYKQYLTSEQPRRIDRRLVCSVATEPLPKEVEESKMEAPKEIFLKDYKQPDYYFDTLDLKFTLDEESTIVASKIAVNPRVEGQSSPLVLDGRDLKLQSVKINGNPLKEEDFHVDSRYLTLKSPPSSKFTLEIVTEIYPQKNTSLEGLYKSSGNFCTQCEAEGFRKITFYQDRPDIMAKYTCRIEADKSLYPVLLSNGNLIEQGDLEGGKHFTVWEDPFKKPSYLFALVAGQLESRDDTFTTCSGRKVSLRIWTPAQDLPKTEHAMYSLKAAMKWDEDVFGREYDLDLFNIVAVPDFNMGAMENKSLNIFNSRLVLASPETATDADYAAILGVIGHEYFHNWTGNRVTCRDWFQLSLKEGLTVFRDQEFSSDLGSRPVKRIADVSKLRMYQFPQDAGPMAHPVRPHSYIKMDNFYTVTVYEKGAEVVRMYKTLLGSQGFRKGTDLYFKRHDGQAVTCEDFFAAMRDANNADFANFLLWYSQAGTPVVKVTTNYNAEGRTFSLKFSQEVPPTPGQPAKEPMFIPVVVGLLDSSGKDMPLSSIHHDGKLESFASSGQNVYSTVLRVTKKEEEFVFNDVSERPTPSILRGFSAPIRLESDLTDSDLLFLLAHDSDEFNRWEAGQVLARKLMLSLVADFQQNKALVLNPQFLQGIKSILTDSSLDKEFIAKAITLPGIGEIMDMMTVADPDAVHAVRTFIRKQLASELKQEFLITAENNRSSGAYEFDHNNMARRALKNIALAYLGLLEDPEITELLLNEYKNATNMTDQFAALVAIDQQPAIREEILADFYNKWQHDYLVVNKWLALQAMSDMPGNVENVKKLLNHTAFDLRNPNKVYSLIGGFCGSPVNFHSKDGSGYKFLGELVVQLDKINPQVASRMVSAFSRWKRYDETRQSLAKEQLEMILSADGLSENVFEIASKSLAA; encoded by the exons ATGGCTCGGTTGATTCTGCCTTGCAAGGGTTCGAGTTTGTCGAAGACGTGTCTCTTGGGTTTGATCTCCAATGCTCCT TTTCAGGCAAGTTGCCGTGTTACTTCAGTTGGGCGCTCGAGGGATATCTGCAGATATAAACAATACCTCACTTCGGAG CAACCTAGAAGAATTGACCGGAGATTAGTCTGTTCAGTTGCAACTGAACCTCTGCCAAAAGAagttgaagaatccaagatgGAAGCACCAAAGGAAATCTTTCTAAAGGATTACAAACAACCTGATTACTATTTTGACACG CTGGATCTGAAATTCACACTGGATGAGGAAAGTACTATTGTTGCCTCCAAGATTGCTGTCAACCCCAGAGTTGAAG GTCAGTCTTCCCCACTTGTCCTTGATGGGCGAGATCTGAAGTTGCAATCAGTAAAGATCAATGGCAATCCGCTGAAG GAGGAAGATTTCCACGTGGACTCGCGCTACCTGACACTGAAATCCCCTCCAAGTAGCAAATTCACCTTGGAGATTGTGACAGAGATATATCCTCAGAAGAACACATCCTTAGAG GGGCTTTACAAGTCATCAGGGAATTTTTGTACCCAATGTGAGGCTGAGGGTTTCCGTAAAATTACATTCTATCAG GATCGCCCTGACATTATGGCAAAATACACTTGTCGCATAGAGGCAGACAAATCCTTGTACCCTGTATTGTTGTCAAATGGAAACCTTATAGAGCAAGGCGATCTTGAG GGGGGAAAGCATTTTACTGTTTGGGAGGATCCTTTCAAGAAGCCCAGTTATCTTTTTGCATTGGTTGCTGGTCAGTTGGAGAGCAGAGATGACACATTTACAACCTGTTCAGGCCGTAAGGTCTCCCTTAGAATCTGGACCCCTGCACAAGATCTGCCCAAGACGGAACATGCCATGTATTCTCTCAAGGCAGCTATGAAGTGGGATGAAGAT GTTTTCGGGCGGGAGTATGACCTGGATCTTTTTAACATTGTTGCTGTTCCTGATTTTAACAT GGGAGCGATGGAAAACAAGAGCTTGAAT ATATTCAATTCCAGGCTTGTCCTGGCATCCCCAGAAACTGCAACAGATGCTGATTATGCGGCAATATTGGGTGTGATTGGTCATGAG TACTTCCACAATTGGACAGGCAACAG AGTTACATGTCGTGACTGGTTCCAGCTCAGTCTAAAGGAAGGACTTACTGTTTTCCGTGATCAG GAGTTTTCGTCTGATTTGGGAAGCCGTCCTGTGAAAAGAATTGCTGATGTTTCAAAGCTTCGAATGTATCAGTTCCCGCAG GATGCTGGTCCAATGGCTCATCCCGTTCGGCCTCATTCTTATATAAAG ATGGATAACTTCTACACAG TCACG GTATATGAGAAG GGGGCTGAAGTAGTCAGGATGTACAAAACCTTGTTAGGGAGCCAAGGATTCAGAAAA GGCACAGATTTATATTTCAAGAGGCATGATGGTCAAGCAGTAACATGTGAAGACTTTTTTGCTGCCATGCGAGATGCCAACAATGCAGATTTTGCTAATTTCTTGTTATG GTACTCACAAGCTGGGACACCTGTAGTGAAGGTTACAACAAATTATAATGCTGAAGGGCGCACTTTCTCCCTCAAGTTTAG TCAAGAGGTGCCTCCAACCCCCGGCCAGCCTGCAAAAGAACCTATGTTTATTCCTGTTGTTGTAGGTCTTCTAGATTCAAGTGGCAAGGACATGCCTCTATCCTCCATTCATCATGATGGGAAATTGGAGAGTTTTGCGAGCAGTGGTCAAAATGTATACAGTACAGTTCTCCGCGTAACGAAG AAGGAGGAGGAATTTGTGTTCAATGACGTATCTGAGAGACCAACGCCATCTATATTACGAGGCTTCAGTGCTCCCATCAGGCTTGAGTCTGATCTCACTGATAGTGATCTACTTTTCCTCCTTGCTCATGATTCTGATGAGTTTAACCG GTGGGAGGCGGGACAAGTGTTGGCAAGGAAGCTGATGCTCAGCCTGGTTGCTGATTTCCAACAGAATAAGGCTTTGGTTCTTAACCCACAGTTTTTGCAGGGGATCAAAAGCATACTCACTGACTCAAGCTTGGATAAG GAATTCATTGCAAAGGCAATAACTTTGCCAGGTATAGGAGAAATCATGGACATGATGACAGTTGCTGATCCAGATGCCGTTCATGCAGTCCGGACTTTCATCAGGAAGCAACTGGCTTCTGAATTGAAACAAGAATTCCTTATCACT GCTGAGAACAACAGGAGCTCTGGTGCATATGAGTTTGATCATAACAATATGGCACGGCgtgctcttaaaaatattgcTCTTG CTTATCTTGGATTGCTTGAAGACCCAGAAATCACAGAACTTCTCTTGAATGAATACAAAAACGCCACGAACATGACAGATCAGTTTGCAGCTTTAGTGGCTATCGATCAGCAACCTGCAATTCGTGAAGAAATTTTGGCTGACTTCTATAACAAGTGGCAGCATGATTACTTG GTTGTGAACAAGTGGCTTGCACTTCAAGCTATGTCAGACATGCCTGGTAATGTTGAGAATGTCAAGAAACTTCTAAACCATACAGCCTTTGACCTGCGTAATCCGAACAAG GTTTATTCGTTGATCGGAGGATTTTGTGGTTCACCTGTCAACTTCCATAGCAAGGATGGCTCCGGCTACAAGTTCTTGGGAGAACTAGTGGTGCAGCTTGACAAGATAAATCCACAG GTGGCTTCACGAATGGTTTCAGCGTTCTCTAGGTGGAAACGTTATGATGAAACACGACAAAGTCTCGCTAAG GAACAATTGGAGATGATCTTGTCTGCTGACGGACTCTCGGAGAATGTCTTCGAAATTGCATCCAAGAGCTTGGCAgcttga